In Bacillus weihaiensis, the genomic stretch TTCGGCAAGTCCTTACATTCATCCATTTTCATAGAGATGTGCTTAGTTATCTATATTTCGCTGAAAAACACGGTGATTTGGAATTTGCCCTACGTGAATGTAGTGCTATGTTAGATCGAAAAGTGACGAACACTGAAAAGTTTATGAAAATTTTGCGTTATCCCGTTTTTTTACTTATCACAGTAGGCTTTATCTTAACAATTGTTCAAGCTGTGGTAACTCCGCAATTCAATCAGTTATATGAAACAATGAATATTGAAGCATCGTTCTTTTCCATCTTTTTATTAGTTGTATTTGGACTTTTAAAATGGACTGGGATAGCAGTGGGTATATTACTTACAGTCTCTATTGTTTATTATATTCTTTTCTTTCGCCGAAAACCAATAGAAGTGAAAATGCACATTATATACAGGATCCCAATAGTCAGAAAAGTCATGAGTATGTTTAATAGTTACTTTTTTGCAATGCAATTAAGTACGTTATTAAAGGGGGGGTTATCTACATTTGAGAGCCTTAAAGTGTTTCAATCCCAAAGCTTCATACCGTTCTTTAAAATGGAGGGTGATTACCTTATAGAAAAATTAAAAACCGGCGAAAAGCTTCATATGATGATAAAAGAACGTGGTTATTATGAACCCGAACTTTCACTTGTCATTCTACATGGACAAGCTAATGGCAAATTGGCTAGAGAATTATATACATATAGCCAATTATTAATGGAATCTGTGGATACCCGCCTAGCCAAAGTGATGGCGATGCTTCAACCAATTATTTTTGGTTTCGTAGGGATAATTGTCCTTTTTGTCTACTTATCAATGCTTTTACCAATGTATAAAATGATGGAAACTATTTAGGAGGTCTATGAATGAATAACGAAAAAGGTTTTACACTCATTGAAATGCTTATCGTATTACTCGTCATATCGGTGTTACTTTTAATTACAATCCCAAATGTTGCAAAACATAATACCAATATTCAATCAAAAGGGTGTGACGGTTTAGTAAATATGGTTCAAGCACAAGTTACAGCTTATGAAATTGATCATGCTAAGAAGCCAACGATGACCGATTTAGTTGCTGCGAATTACCTCAAGCCAAATCAGAAATGCCCTAACGGAAATATTATACAAATATCAGCAAATGGAGAAGTAACAGCAAGTGCGCCACCTTCAGGCGAATAAACAAAGAGGGTTTACATTACTAGAGAGCTTAATTGTATTAAGTATAGTTAGTATTATGAGTATGGTCCTCCTGATAAATATAACAACAATCCATAAACAGAAAACGATTGAAACATTTTTAAACACATTACATGATGATTTATTATTTTCCCAACAATACGCACTAGTAAATGGAAAAACAGTTATCATATTATTTTCTGAAAGTGAAAAAAAGTACTATGTAACACATAGCCTTGGCGTTAAGATTCTTGCTAGGTCTTATCCATCCTCTATCTCAATTGAGGGGGCTACGCTTGAAAATCGAGTGATATATAATAACTTCGGCTCCATTAGTAAAAGTGGAACAATACTGGTTAAACATGCTAAAGACACATATCGTCTTGTTGTATACCTTGGAAAGGGAAGGGTGAAAATTGAGAAAATCTAATGGTTTCACTCTCTCAGAATCCATTTCTGCTTTAAGTATGTGGCTACTTATTGTTACTATACTAGTCCCTCAAATGGTCCTCATTGTAAAAGAGAGAGAGAATACAATGAGATCAGTTGACGCACATCGCATTCTTCATGAAGAAACACAATTAATTATGATTGAACATCAATTACCAGAGGAGAAAGTTATTTTGAAAAATCAAATCGAGTATAAATTGTTTATTAAAGAGGGGGTACCTTATCATCAAGCGTGTCTTGAATGGGAAAATACATCAAATAAAGAAGAATCATCCTGTTTCTTCTTTCAAAAATGAACAAGGCCTTACTTTTCTAAATCTTCTTTTTTCGTTTCTTATTTATTCACTAATCATTTCATCGTTGTCAATTATCTTATCTTATTTGGTGGCTAGTTCAAAATATGAAGGAGATCTAAATCCATTCGAGTGGGAGTTATTTATTGTATTATTAAAAAAAGAGTTAAATGATGTTGAAAATATTAGAATAGAAAAAAATGTTCTTGTTTTTGAAAATCAGGATAATGACAAAATAACCATTCATAAATATCAAGATGTAATAAGAAGACAGGTAAATGGCTTAGGGCATGAAATTTTACTACTAAAAGTAAAGGCTATAACTTTTCAACAAACTGATACGGGTGTTAAATTAATTGTTGAAAGTTTATCAGGTAAACCATATCAATTTACATTTAGAAGAATAAAGGATATGAAAGTGAATGAAACGTGAAAAAGGATTTATTCTCCCTACAACAATGGTAGTCGTTTTATTTTGCTTACTTGTTGTAGCCTATGTGGCGAGCTCTCACATGAATGAAAAAAAGTTCTATTTTGAAACAGAACAGCACTATATTCTCGAAAATTTGGTTTTACTTGCAACCACATATTCAATTCAAAGATTGACGTTACCTGATAAAGAAACCCTAATAGATCAGAGTGAAACAATCGAAACAAGTAATGGTCGTTTTACCATTAAAGTAAACAAGGTTACAAGTGATACTGTTGATATATCTCTCCATTGCATGACCAAAACGAACAGAACAAAGAAGGTAGCTTTTCAATATAGTCTTTCACAAAAGACGATAAATTTATGGTCTGAAGTCAATTAATTTGGTATGGTAGAAAGAAAAACGTGAGGGATACATGTGAAGGCTATTTATTTAACTGGATTTATGGGAGTCGGAAAAACGACAATTGGAGAAGGATTATCAAAAAACCTTAACATCCCTGTGATTGATACAGATCAGGAAATTGAAAAAAAGTTAAATATGGAAATTAAGAAAATTTTTTCTGAATACGGTGAAGCCTACTTTCGTCATCAAGAATCAGCAATTTTAAAAGAAATGCCTCAAAGAAATGCTATCATTACAA encodes the following:
- the comGB gene encoding competence type IV pilus assembly protein ComGB — its product is MRSKKNWSLKQQAFFLSRLSSLLDKGYTLNEALHFLYVNESKERKEDLFNSIQQLSAGNSFRQVLTFIHFHRDVLSYLYFAEKHGDLEFALRECSAMLDRKVTNTEKFMKILRYPVFLLITVGFILTIVQAVVTPQFNQLYETMNIEASFFSIFLLVVFGLLKWTGIAVGILLTVSIVYYILFFRRKPIEVKMHIIYRIPIVRKVMSMFNSYFFAMQLSTLLKGGLSTFESLKVFQSQSFIPFFKMEGDYLIEKLKTGEKLHMMIKERGYYEPELSLVILHGQANGKLARELYTYSQLLMESVDTRLAKVMAMLQPIIFGFVGIIVLFVYLSMLLPMYKMMETI
- the comGC gene encoding competence type IV pilus major pilin ComGC encodes the protein MNNEKGFTLIEMLIVLLVISVLLLITIPNVAKHNTNIQSKGCDGLVNMVQAQVTAYEIDHAKKPTMTDLVAANYLKPNQKCPNGNIIQISANGEVTASAPPSGE
- the comGD gene encoding competence type IV pilus minor pilin ComGD, coding for MRHLQANKQRGFTLLESLIVLSIVSIMSMVLLINITTIHKQKTIETFLNTLHDDLLFSQQYALVNGKTVIILFSESEKKYYVTHSLGVKILARSYPSSISIEGATLENRVIYNNFGSISKSGTILVKHAKDTYRLVVYLGKGRVKIEKI
- the comGE gene encoding competence type IV pilus minor pilin ComGE; this encodes MRKSNGFTLSESISALSMWLLIVTILVPQMVLIVKERENTMRSVDAHRILHEETQLIMIEHQLPEEKVILKNQIEYKLFIKEGVPYHQACLEWENTSNKEESSCFFFQK
- the comGF gene encoding competence type IV pilus minor pilin ComGF — translated: MNGKIHQIKKNHPVSSFKNEQGLTFLNLLFSFLIYSLIISSLSIILSYLVASSKYEGDLNPFEWELFIVLLKKELNDVENIRIEKNVLVFENQDNDKITIHKYQDVIRRQVNGLGHEILLLKVKAITFQQTDTGVKLIVESLSGKPYQFTFRRIKDMKVNET
- the comGG gene encoding competence type IV pilus minor pilin ComGG — encoded protein: MKREKGFILPTTMVVVLFCLLVVAYVASSHMNEKKFYFETEQHYILENLVLLATTYSIQRLTLPDKETLIDQSETIETSNGRFTIKVNKVTSDTVDISLHCMTKTNRTKKVAFQYSLSQKTINLWSEVN